ACTTCCATAAAAAAAACAAGCAACTAAAAGTCAGTCATAAAAAAAGCGATTAAGCTAAAGATTTCTTTAAACTTAATCGCTTTTTAAAAAATTACTGAAAAAACGAGATGCTTTTTCAGTGGCCTCGTTAAGCCTGGGCGGCTGTTTAAAAAGTTAAAATTCTTCTTACGGCAGGGATGCCGGCTCTATTTCAGGCGTAGGCAGAGTCTACGCCTAACGGGGCTTAATAAAGTTAATTCAGAACCAAAGCCCTTACCCGCATTGCCTACCATTTAGCTTAGCTCCTACGGGGGAAACTTTATTCTAAAACGTTATATTTAATTTCAAATGGAACCCTCAATTGATCCCCAAAATTATTTATTTCTATATACGCTTTATGATAATTCGGCCCAATTTTTTTGGCCTTTAGATGTGCAATCGGATAATTAATTATATCTAATTCATAATCTGTTACTGTATCTCCTTCGATAACTACTTTATAATCTTTACCTGTGTGTGCACCAATAATATATATATGTGCACTATACTCTTCATTTAAGCGTACATTTTCCTTTTTAGGAACAACTAATATTTTATATGAATCAAAATCAAGACTAGCTCGTAAAACATAATTTATTATCATTTTTGAAATTAACACCTCTAAATTCAAAATTTTATATTTTATTAAACCCCTGTTTAAAAAGTTGAATGGCTCATCAAATTCTGTAGAAAAAAAATTATTATCCTCATATTGATTAATATTATAGTGCAAAAAATTCACATAATCTATAATATTTTTCTCAGGCAAATCATTTATATTTTCTGCAATTGAGTTGTTTTTAATAAAATTAAGAATTGAATCTTCAAGATAAAAAATCTTTTCATTGTTAGTCATTATATAATAATACTCCTGATAATTTTTTTCAAAAATATCCTTTAATATTTTTTCCTCTTTATTAAGATACTGAATATCTTTATTTTCGTTATTACACGAAAAAATTAAAAGGAAAAGAAAAGCTACTACTAAATGATGAATAAATTTCATATTATTATTATTTTTTATCTTCAGTCCAAACTTCGTGTTCTCTACCTTTCCTTGCCCTAACTGAGTCCCCCTTTGTTGGTGCCATCACTCCACCATAAGAACCTGTCGTGGGGTCATAAGTATTTATATGTGAATTACTCCTCTTTTCTCCAGATTCTTGAGGCTGATTAGCTGATTTCTCTTTTATCATATCCTGCACTTCATTTACTATTCCAGTGACTGCATTTATTAAATCTGGCCCAACATTTACTAAACCAGCTAAATCTCCATTAATATTTTTCGAGGCACCTAATGCATCCAGGAATCCTCCAATATTGATCTTCATTTCGTCTTCCGATGACCTGTTTTTCGTAGTGTTTGATCCACCTTCATCACTCACAAAATGAAACCCTCCTTGTTCACTGCCAGATCCTTCAAGATCAATATTTGATGGCAAATAGGTATCTGCCCACGAATATATTTTGGTTATATTTTCATTATAATTTTCAATCTTTCCAGTTTCTACATTGTAGGTCATCTCAAATCCAATATCTACAGCTCTTGTGTTAGTTGTAAACCTATTATGAGCTGATAAATAATCTCTTCCTATTACATCTCTTTTAACAGAGCGATCAGAGTCTACCTTTAATATACCCACTACCTTTCCTTGATTGTTAACAAGTGTAACATATCCTTTAACATCTCTTCCATCAGGATCAATAAAATAAACAGGATTATTTTTTACAAAATTATAGGGACTATGTGATGGATATTTGGCTTGTAAAGGATCCAAAGACAACCACCTACCAATTCTCGGATCAAGAATCCTTGCCCCAAAATCATAGCTATTCCCGCTTCCCTTCAATTCATCGTCTTTTTCCATTGAGTTAAACCCGTACCTGTATGTGTTTATGTATCCTGACAGGAAACTTTTATTTTCAGATGTACAGGTTGTCAAAAACATTTTATGTCAAAGAGCCGTTAAAAAAAATATATAGGCAAATGTATAAAAAAAATAGAGGAAACCTATTTAGTTTTCCTCTATTTTACAATCAATTATTAACTGGATTATTTAAGCATATTAATTCAGGCTTTCCGGGCAAATTAGGGTAATTATATCTTATGGCTTCTCATCAAGGATTGTATAAATATCAAATAAATTCCCTTCCGGTAGAATAAACTGAACCTTTGTTTTTGACTTTTGAGTTGACCCTTCATTTAAAACTTCTTTGAAAAGAGCCGTAATTCTATTAGCAAGATTGCTAATTTCTTCCATGTTTTTAGGAGTTGGAAGTTTATAGAGAGATTCATTCTGCTCTGTGGACTTGAAATCATCTACTAATAATTTCCTCATTCTTTCTCTAAAGGGATCGTGCTTATTTGAACAATCGTAAGAAACTAAAAGTTCGAATCGTTTATTATCCTTTTCAAATTTTTTAAAGTTTTCGATTGATGTTCTTATTTCTCCTAATGGCATACTCCTGTTTTTTTTCCAAAGATAACAATTATCCCAAAGGGTGAAATCGATTCATAAGTTCCCGCTGTTCCTCAATATTTATTTGCCTGTATTTAACTGTAGTAGAAATCCACTTTTGCCCTGAAATCATTTGTACCTGCTCTAATGGTAGCTTCTTTTCATTGAGCCAATTTGAAATCACGCTCTGTCGGATGGTACTTGGAGTTAAATTCCTGTCCGGGAATAACGGTTTGTAAGTAGATACCAAATAATGGATGTCATCTACAGTAAGCCGAGTACCAAGCTTCCCTAAAATTAAAGCATTGGTTTCTTCACGCATCAAAGACTTTCTGCCCTCCTGGAGATAGTGGTCAATCAACCGGAATTGCTTATTGTGAAGTTCAATGTGTCGCTGGCCTATCTTCCTGCTGGCTTTTATAAAAATAGTTCCGTTGTCAAAATCAATGTTGCTTAAATTCAGGTTTTGGATCTCCCCTGAATTTAATCCCTGATAAATAAGCAAAGACATGACCACCTGATTGCGCTGTTTCAAATCAGCATAACGCTCCTCTCTTTCCAAAAGCAGTTCCAGTTCACTTGAACTAAATAAATCCTGATGGATTACTTGGCGATTTCTAACGTTCCTGATAAAAAAGTTCCGGCAAGGGTGATCGTTGCGCCTTCCAATGTCAATTAAATAATCGTAATATTTTTTGATGCCATTCAAAATATAAAGCTTGGTATTTTGGTTAGCGTAATCCTTCACCTTTTGATTCAGGTACTCCACAATGTCTTTGTACTTGTAATCATCAGGCTGAGGATTATCAGTCATAAAAACTTTGTTAGCAAACAAGTAGCTTTTCACCGTTTGAGGGGTGTGCTTGATCTGATGAAGATAATGTTCAAATGTGATTGGTTCTTTCATGGTTATCTGACTTGACTTAAAATTTTCATTTGCTGTTTTCTTCGTTTTGAATAAAGGTGAGCGGTATCTATTTCCGCATGACCAAGTAGTTGCTGCACAAACTCGATGTTTGCCCCGTTGTCGAGCAAATGTGTAGCGATGCTATGACGCAGACAATGCAGGGTAATTTCTTTTCTTAACAGTTCAATATTTTGTGTGCGCTCAATAATTGCCTTTAAAGTATTTCCTAAATATTGTCCTCCCATTCTTTTGCCTTTATTATTAAGAAAGAAAGCAGGTGTTTCTTCATAATTGGTAGCAGGGAAATAAGTGCTGCGTTCGAAAATAATATACTCCTTTAAATCCCTTACTACGTTGTTAGAAAGAGGCACTGTGCGTGATTTACTACCTTTTCCTTCCCTTACCAGCAGCATTCCTTTATGAAGCAGCACATCGGTAGTATTAAGGTTTTCAAGTTCACTTCTTCTCAGGCCACAACCATAAGCAATTCCCAATAGTGCCTTTTCCCTTTTGTTTTGACAGGATGAATACAACAATTTGATTTCTTCAATCGTACAAATATTGCGTTCCTTATACTTTCCAAATTGAAATTTTGGAAGCCTTGCAGGGGAACTGTCTATTTCTTCCCTCTCTACCAAATCATCAAAAAACAAGCGAAGCGCATAAAGGTGATGCCTTATCATTGATTCGCTTAAACCACCGCCTGTCTTCTGATTGGGACGTTCCCGCAGATATTCGTAATAACTTATGATTTCCGTGGCTTTCACAACCTGAATGGTAGTAAACCCCTTGATCTCTATAAAGAATAAAAACTCCCTGACACAGCTTTGAATCTGGCAGCCTTTTCCCTGACGATAACCTTTGGTGATTATCATATTATTAAAATCCTTATACAAGGCTTGAAAGTGCGGGCTATTTATGGGTAAGTGTTTCATTTCTTTTTATGGTTTCTTTACGATACTTTTTTTTGCTTACTATGCTTACTCTTGGAATTCTGAACCGCTACGCTCATTCCTTTTGCTGTTGCGGGTTTTGGTGTTCCAAGCTTTCTGAACCAATAGGAACCAATGCTGATAATTGCTTTAGGAGTTCGGTCTTGATGCGATCTCTAATTTTCTCCATATCGTCCCAAAACACAATCTTGTATTTAAATCCCCTATTGGCATAACCTCCTGTTCTTTGAATGTACTCCAGCAGTTCCAAGTCTTCCATAAACCTAAAGCATTGAGTTTTGCTTACATTCAGGGCAAGCCTCACATCTCTCTGAGTAAACTGGTACTCGTTTTGTTTTCCGGCTGCCTGTTTTTTAATAAACTCTTTCATGCGGTCAAAGAAGAGTCGCAGGGAAGAATCCAGATCATCCACCTTCAGCATAATCGCATCGAATAAAATATCACAGGCCACTATCAGGTCTTCAGGTTGGGCAATCAGCCTTCCCTGTTCGTCACGTTTTCGCTGGTACTGATGCAGAATAGTTATTTGCTTTACAAAAGCTTGGTAATGGCTGTTTAACCTTCTGAGCATTTTTGCTTCAATGGGCAGAATGATTTTATCAGCGTAGCAGTTCACCACTTCAATGGGCTTAACGCACCTCATGCAATTTTGAAAAAACTCTTTTGTTTTCTGCTCTTCTTTCACATCAATAAGCCCCGCTAATCTTCTGTTCTGATATTCTATGATGCGCATGGTCTGCTCGTCTGTTTCATCTACTCCGATAATCACCGAGCGACTCATGTTGTCATAATATATCTCCGCTTTGGTTGTGGCCAAAAGCGAAGCAAAATGGCTGCGTACATGCTTTATGGTTGAGACAATGTTTCCGCTGCGGTCTTTATAGGTTGTCGAGGAGCTGATGTTTCCGGCACTTTGCAGTTCCCTGAAAGCGTACTGTGCTTCCTCATCCAAACCATCATAATCCTGAATCAGCATTACCTTGTCCACCAGTTCATCTTTATTGTAATGATAGAAGGACTTGCTGGTCACCCTTGTCATGGAAAGCACGTCTTCAGGAGGTAAACATTGTCCGATAATATTTATCAGGTGGGACTTACCGCTTCCCGAACTGCCCTGCACCAAAGCATGCAGGGGGTGAGACATTTTATAAGTAGAGGCTATCACAAATAAAAGCTTGCGGGTATTATTTTCTCCAACAACTCCAGCCTTTTCAATCAGCCCATCAAATCGCTCCATCAGGTTGGGCTGTGATAAAAATTCAATGCAGCTTTTTTGGTTTTCAGGAGAAACGCTGGCATATTGACGTTTGATTTGGTATTGGGATTTGGCTTGCTCAAATTGCCTTTCCCGAAATTGCTCCAACAGATCAGTCAGCATCAGCAAATCGGACTCGATTATTTCTGCGTTCTGATAAAATTGCTCCGCCAGTTGAAGTGCAAAGTTCCTTACCGTTTCTCTTTCGTATAAATCAAGCTTTGTTCTTTCTTTTCTTCCGTAAGCCAAATCCTCCACCATTAAGGTAATTCGCATGCTGCTTAAATCCTGAGTAAGCATCCCAAGTATATAATAATGGTTGGAAGAGGTGCGCATCAGGATTTTATTTTCATGGATCACTTCCAGCTTTGCTTGCTCTGGTTCCGGTTCTGATTCCTCCTCTTTTATTTCCTTCTTTCTTGTTGCAGCTTTAATTATTGGAGTGGTAATGTTTTCGATTTCCGGTTTGAGCTGCACAATTAATGGGGCAGCCACATTCGTCACAGCTACCTCTTCTACCTCCTCAAGTTCTTCTGCATTCTGAATGATCTGCATAACCCCCGCACTTCCATACTGCCGATAAACCGAATTCAGGTTTTCATTTTCCCCAAGCGTTGCCTTCTTGATTGGAACACTTGTTATAATGTCCCTAAGTTCCTTTACTGAATTTCCCATG
The genomic region above belongs to Bacteroidota bacterium and contains:
- a CDS encoding tyrosine-type recombinase/integrase is translated as MTMKEPITFEHYLHQIKHTPQTVKSYLFANKVFMTDNPQPDDYKYKDIVEYLNQKVKDYANQNTKLYILNGIKKYYDYLIDIGRRNDHPCRNFFIRNVRNRQVIHQDLFSSSELELLLEREERYADLKQRNQVVMSLLIYQGLNSGEIQNLNLSNIDFDNGTIFIKASRKIGQRHIELHNKQFRLIDHYLQEGRKSLMREETNALILGKLGTRLTVDDIHYLVSTYKPLFPDRNLTPSTIRQSVISNWLNEKKLPLEQVQMISGQKWISTTVKYRQINIEEQRELMNRFHPLG
- a CDS encoding tyrosine-type recombinase/integrase, with the protein product MKHLPINSPHFQALYKDFNNMIITKGYRQGKGCQIQSCVREFLFFIEIKGFTTIQVVKATEIISYYEYLRERPNQKTGGGLSESMIRHHLYALRLFFDDLVEREEIDSSPARLPKFQFGKYKERNICTIEEIKLLYSSCQNKREKALLGIAYGCGLRRSELENLNTTDVLLHKGMLLVREGKGSKSRTVPLSNNVVRDLKEYIIFERSTYFPATNYEETPAFFLNNKGKRMGGQYLGNTLKAIIERTQNIELLRKEITLHCLRHSIATHLLDNGANIEFVQQLLGHAEIDTAHLYSKRRKQQMKILSQVR